The following proteins are co-located in the Pedosphaera parvula Ellin514 genome:
- a CDS encoding BNR-4 repeat-containing protein: MPRWEPGRIMAMAGWVILIQVCVSFLSTAAEHPSSSEAVYSKDDGYRGIWYMNQPSKDEYKFKYSGGFATYPQQQIPIAYYCKEVDKTFFCYGGTTAHTGKDKQQLLHMVSYYDHKTGKVPRPTILLNKHTDDAHDNPTLMLDDKGFIWIFSSSHGTARPSYIHRSRKPYSIDAFDRILTTNFSYTQPWWLPGKGFLFLHTRYSEGRNLFWMTSQDGEKWNPGQKLAYIEMGDYQISWREGTRLATALDFHPKPLGLNGRANIYYLETRDTGKSWTTADGKTLELPLTATNNPALIYDSRAEGRLVYLKDIAFDGKGNPVILFLTSKGFESGPKNDLRTWKTARWTGKDWEFNVFTTSHNNYDHGSLYIEADGTWRIIAPTEPGPQPYNPGGEVVMWTSQNQGGSWRKVKQLTEHSPRNHTYVRKPVDAHPDFYAIWADGNARQPSESCLYFTNQKGEHVWRLPAKMTGDFADPEIVW; the protein is encoded by the coding sequence ATGCCCCGATGGGAACCGGGCAGGATCATGGCCATGGCGGGTTGGGTAATCCTGATCCAAGTCTGTGTTTCATTCCTATCTACAGCCGCGGAGCATCCTTCTTCCAGCGAAGCCGTTTACAGCAAGGATGACGGTTACCGGGGCATCTGGTACATGAATCAGCCTTCCAAGGACGAATACAAGTTCAAATACAGCGGCGGATTCGCCACGTATCCCCAACAACAAATTCCCATCGCTTATTATTGCAAGGAAGTGGACAAAACCTTTTTCTGTTATGGAGGAACCACGGCACACACCGGAAAGGACAAGCAACAGTTGCTGCACATGGTTTCCTATTATGATCACAAGACAGGCAAAGTGCCGCGTCCCACAATTCTACTGAACAAACACACTGATGACGCTCATGACAACCCGACATTGATGCTCGATGACAAGGGATTCATCTGGATTTTCTCCTCCTCGCATGGCACGGCCCGCCCGTCCTACATTCATCGCAGCCGAAAGCCATACTCCATTGATGCTTTCGATCGGATTCTCACCACGAACTTCTCTTATACACAACCGTGGTGGCTGCCCGGAAAAGGATTTTTGTTCCTGCATACGCGTTATTCCGAAGGGCGCAATCTCTTCTGGATGACCAGTCAGGACGGTGAAAAATGGAACCCGGGGCAGAAACTGGCCTACATCGAAATGGGAGATTACCAGATCAGCTGGCGTGAAGGGACCCGTCTGGCCACAGCTCTTGATTTTCATCCCAAGCCACTCGGATTGAATGGCCGCGCCAACATTTATTATCTGGAAACGCGCGATACCGGCAAAAGCTGGACGACAGCGGATGGCAAAACCCTTGAGCTGCCGCTGACTGCCACCAACAATCCTGCGCTGATATACGATTCGCGAGCTGAAGGGCGGCTGGTTTATCTCAAGGACATCGCGTTTGATGGAAAGGGAAATCCAGTGATTCTTTTTCTCACCAGCAAAGGGTTTGAGTCAGGTCCGAAGAATGATCTACGCACCTGGAAGACCGCGCGTTGGACCGGGAAGGATTGGGAGTTCAATGTGTTCACCACCTCCCATAACAATTACGATCATGGTTCCCTCTACATCGAAGCCGATGGTACCTGGCGGATAATCGCTCCAACAGAACCGGGACCTCAGCCTTACAATCCCGGCGGTGAAGTGGTCATGTGGACCAGTCAGAATCAAGGCGGCTCCTGGAGAAAAGTGAAGCAATTGACCGAGCACAGTCCACGCAATCATACTTACGTGCGCAAACCCGTTGATGCCCACCCTGATTTCTATGCAATATGGGCTGATGGAAATGCCCGCCAGCCGTCGGAATCGTGTCTCTACTTTACCAACCAAAAAGGAGAGCATGTATGGCGGTTGCCCGCAAAAATGACAGGCGACTTTGCCGATCCGGAAATCGTCTGGTAA
- a CDS encoding N-acetylmuramoyl-L-alanine amidase translates to MIFHIRSEKRLTLLLKNAPLLMLAASLALATGCKTAPTPGAMAPRANDEIMVAGQRFHTGTKVVLWTDPGGYDAYRVERRFAPLEKSGWEASHEEVKELQSPNRYNTRRGTLTPEQIEEVRGGGWPLPMLQDVVDQFVLHFDVCGTSRQCFNILQDHRDLSVHFMLDVDGTIYQTLDLKERAWHATTSNNRSVGIEIANIGAYSNEEKSPLGEWYKQEKGRTRITIPESFGGDSALRTKGFVGYSARPEPVKGVIQGRELTQYDYTPEQYEALAHLTAALCKIFPKITCDYPKDTSGNLITHKLSDADLKNYHGVMGHYHVQTDKVDPGPALQWDRLITKAQKLRYAGFTKTVEDTSKGQSRSPFGAGN, encoded by the coding sequence ATGATTTTTCATATTAGGTCAGAAAAACGACTCACGCTGCTTCTCAAGAATGCTCCCCTGCTAATGCTGGCTGCCTCTTTGGCCCTTGCCACCGGTTGCAAAACCGCTCCCACTCCCGGTGCCATGGCGCCTCGCGCGAATGACGAAATCATGGTGGCGGGCCAGCGGTTTCATACCGGAACCAAGGTGGTACTGTGGACTGATCCAGGCGGCTACGACGCCTACCGTGTGGAACGCCGTTTTGCTCCTCTCGAGAAGTCCGGCTGGGAAGCCTCCCATGAGGAAGTCAAGGAACTGCAGTCACCAAACCGTTATAACACTCGCAGGGGAACGCTCACGCCCGAGCAAATTGAAGAGGTCCGCGGCGGCGGCTGGCCTTTGCCGATGTTACAGGATGTGGTAGACCAGTTCGTTCTCCATTTTGATGTCTGCGGCACCAGTCGCCAATGCTTTAACATCCTGCAGGATCACCGGGATTTGAGCGTCCACTTCATGCTCGATGTGGACGGCACCATTTATCAAACGCTCGATTTGAAAGAGCGAGCCTGGCATGCCACCACGTCGAACAACCGTTCCGTCGGTATTGAAATTGCCAACATCGGCGCCTACAGCAATGAAGAGAAGAGCCCGCTGGGCGAATGGTACAAGCAGGAAAAGGGCAGGACCCGCATCACCATCCCGGAAAGCTTTGGCGGTGACAGTGCCCTGCGCACGAAAGGATTCGTGGGCTATTCCGCTCGTCCCGAACCGGTCAAAGGGGTGATCCAAGGGCGCGAACTTACCCAATATGATTACACCCCCGAGCAATATGAAGCCTTGGCTCACCTGACGGCCGCACTGTGCAAAATTTTCCCGAAAATTACGTGCGATTACCCAAAGGACACCTCTGGAAATCTCATCACTCACAAGCTTTCGGATGCAGATTTAAAAAATTACCACGGAGTAATGGGTCATTACCATGTCCAGACTGACAAAGTGGACCCCGGCCCGGCGCTCCAATGGGATCGCCTGATCACCAAGGCTCAAAAATTGAGATACGCCGGTTTCACGAAGACCGTCGAAGATACTTCCAAGGGGCAATCACGCAGTCCCTTTGGTGCCGGCAACTAG
- a CDS encoding proteasome accessory factor PafA2 family protein: MNRIVGLETEYGCLTNTPAGSFIAVERVRDWIFGREEFGLIDVHHRDWDEPPGNGGFLFNGGRVYIDMGHLEYCTPECLNLVDLLKYDRAGDLLAVHALKALGLNGEVSFIRNNIDHYTGATFGCHENYLVRRSAPLTEANVLSLLTFLTLRLLYTGAGRVGTTLAAEWRGEVSRPGSDGMFQMSQRADYINNDLYEWVQFNRSIINTRDEPLGDPRKFRRLHLLHGDTSVLPATVLLKVGTTSLMLDLLEINHLPKIVLADAVKTFRTLSHEPEGPWVVRLSDGRSTDAVELLQKFFDAAWSEFHGRDTETDVLLDVWGSTLKALSFEPQALIGKVDWITKRWLLNKFLEQEKLDWDDPWLKAQDLEFHHVDVTRSLGLALNRPPPAWDLTDKTFDAAVLEPPNNTRAHARAKVMHLLREHSPPYSIDWEIIGVEGINPLNLLNPFDPNPPEIKSWFTEFSGAIKGFSAPTRPSRRDTGKN, from the coding sequence ATGAATCGCATTGTAGGACTGGAAACAGAATATGGCTGTCTGACCAATACGCCAGCGGGCTCGTTCATCGCCGTTGAGCGCGTGCGGGATTGGATTTTCGGACGGGAGGAATTTGGACTCATCGACGTGCATCATCGGGATTGGGATGAACCGCCGGGCAACGGCGGTTTTCTTTTTAATGGAGGTCGTGTCTATATCGACATGGGCCACTTGGAATACTGCACCCCGGAATGTCTCAATCTCGTCGACCTGTTAAAGTACGACCGGGCGGGAGACCTCCTGGCCGTGCATGCACTGAAGGCGCTTGGGCTCAATGGTGAGGTCAGCTTTATTCGCAATAATATTGACCACTACACCGGCGCAACTTTCGGCTGCCATGAAAACTACCTGGTGCGCCGCTCGGCGCCTCTGACGGAAGCGAACGTTCTTTCACTCCTCACCTTCCTGACCCTGCGTCTGCTCTACACCGGGGCAGGGCGGGTGGGAACCACGCTTGCGGCAGAATGGCGCGGTGAAGTCAGCCGGCCCGGTTCGGATGGGATGTTCCAGATGAGTCAACGAGCCGACTATATCAACAACGATCTTTATGAATGGGTGCAGTTCAATCGCTCGATTATCAATACGCGCGATGAACCCCTGGGCGATCCCCGCAAATTTCGCCGTTTGCATCTTCTGCATGGCGACACCAGCGTGTTGCCGGCCACTGTGCTGTTGAAAGTCGGCACCACCTCCTTGATGCTCGATCTGCTCGAGATCAACCATCTGCCCAAGATAGTCCTGGCGGATGCAGTAAAAACTTTTCGCACCCTGTCACACGAACCGGAAGGACCGTGGGTTGTGCGGCTGTCGGATGGACGCTCTACTGATGCCGTGGAACTTTTGCAAAAGTTTTTTGACGCCGCCTGGAGCGAGTTTCATGGCCGCGACACCGAAACTGACGTATTGCTCGATGTTTGGGGTTCGACGCTAAAAGCACTCAGTTTTGAACCTCAGGCGCTGATTGGCAAAGTGGATTGGATCACCAAAAGATGGCTGCTGAATAAATTTCTGGAGCAGGAGAAGCTCGATTGGGATGATCCATGGCTCAAGGCCCAGGATTTGGAATTCCATCACGTGGATGTCACCCGCAGCCTTGGGTTGGCGCTGAACCGCCCACCACCAGCATGGGATTTGACCGACAAGACATTTGATGCTGCGGTACTGGAACCGCCAAACAATACTCGTGCGCACGCGCGCGCCAAGGTCATGCATTTGCTCCGCGAGCATTCTCCGCCTTACTCCATTGACTGGGAAATCATCGGTGTGGAAGGAATTAATCCGCTCAATCTCCTCAACCCATTCGATCCCAATCCGCCTGAGATAAAAAGTTGGTTCACCGAGTTTAGTGGAGCTATCAAGGGGTTTTCAGCTCCCACACGTCCCTCACGCAGGGATACCGGCAAGAACTGA
- a CDS encoding 20S proteasome subunit alpha produces the protein MNSQTPIAGDFLSLLDIHKLVPMRTATSPAAPTQTQATTVFAFHFAEGVMMAGDRRATAGNVIVTDKVDKVIEIDAASLLAIAGVPATAFEMARVLQISFEYYRRSQLQPLSLQAKVRALARLLRENLPMTMQGVGVVVPLFATLDQSATPAKPQIYFYDPLGAQFQATDHVASGSGSGTIRSIMSFQEQYGNPKPSQMNLKEAVRFALRLLMVASEFDSATGGVNPVTDTYATIKLLRSTGVETITDKQQADLLK, from the coding sequence ATGAACAGCCAGACGCCGATTGCGGGTGATTTCCTTTCTCTTCTAGACATTCACAAGCTGGTGCCTATGCGCACAGCCACATCGCCTGCGGCACCAACGCAAACGCAGGCGACCACGGTTTTTGCCTTTCATTTTGCCGAGGGAGTCATGATGGCTGGCGATCGCCGCGCCACAGCGGGCAACGTGATCGTCACGGACAAAGTTGATAAAGTCATCGAAATCGACGCCGCCTCACTCCTTGCCATTGCTGGCGTTCCAGCCACCGCGTTTGAAATGGCCCGGGTGCTTCAAATTTCTTTCGAGTATTATCGTCGCAGCCAGCTTCAACCGCTCAGTCTCCAGGCCAAGGTTCGCGCCCTGGCCCGATTATTGCGCGAAAATCTCCCCATGACGATGCAGGGAGTGGGAGTGGTTGTTCCCTTGTTTGCCACCCTCGATCAATCTGCCACTCCTGCCAAACCACAGATTTATTTCTACGATCCTCTCGGCGCTCAATTTCAGGCCACAGATCACGTTGCTTCCGGCTCCGGCTCGGGAACCATTCGCAGCATCATGAGTTTCCAGGAACAGTATGGAAACCCCAAACCATCTCAGATGAATTTAAAGGAAGCGGTGAGGTTCGCCTTGCGCCTCCTGATGGTGGCTTCCGAATTCGATTCGGCAACCGGCGGGGTAAACCCTGTGACCGATACCTATGCAACGATCAAACTCCTGCGCAGCACAGGAGTGGAAACCATCACTGACAAACAACAAGCCGACCTTTTGAAATAA
- a CDS encoding ubiquitin-like protein UBact, protein MPDQAQKTRPVGPGPSGGGEGPGSPKVEKPNTEELLKRMRKVDPDQAKRYRQRTGQ, encoded by the coding sequence ATGCCCGACCAAGCACAAAAAACCCGGCCTGTCGGTCCTGGCCCCAGTGGCGGTGGAGAAGGCCCCGGTTCACCCAAAGTGGAAAAACCAAACACGGAGGAACTCCTGAAGCGGATGCGCAAAGTGGATCCCGATCAGGCCAAGCGCTATCGTCAACGAACTGGCCAATGA
- a CDS encoding proteasome accessory factor PafA2 family protein encodes MSSPLVQFGIETEIGIARDNDEHLDVVAESIALVRSVVEPGVLMRWDYEAEDPHADMRGFHVPELRQDTDEANYFAQDAQRELSYVEIKSDLVLGNGARFYNDHAHPEYCTPECSTLDEIVTQDRAGERILMACAQRLSEQRGHTVRLYKNNTDFRGHSYGCHENYLLPRSLPWGLLAQGVQAFLVTRQIIAGAGKFAIEEEDRFVSPDFQIAQRSDFFSELQSVDTMQRRPLVNTRDEPHANPRLYRRFHVIIGDANMSPFATRLKMGTTALVLEALVRDPRRNWPILADPLEALPAISRDLSFKWEVMMEGEKLSTALNIQRDYLNAVKALCDLTDPNRAAVVADWEQVLNDLETDVLLCRNRLDWVAKMALVREFQAAQNIAENDPWLQSLDLEYHRLDLREGLYYGLEQSGAMLRVPDENMVRRAMSHPPSSTRALIRGKCIQKFATSVEAAQWDHIILQANGESLKISLTDLFAPDEILRYAKLVDGARSPEDLRSLKTMS; translated from the coding sequence ATGAGCTCACCCCTTGTCCAGTTCGGAATCGAAACGGAAATCGGCATCGCCCGTGACAACGACGAGCATTTGGACGTCGTGGCCGAATCGATTGCCCTGGTGCGCAGCGTGGTTGAACCCGGCGTTCTGATGCGCTGGGATTATGAAGCCGAGGATCCCCATGCCGACATGCGCGGATTTCACGTCCCCGAACTCAGGCAGGATACGGATGAGGCCAATTATTTCGCTCAGGATGCCCAGCGGGAATTGAGCTATGTCGAAATCAAAAGTGATCTGGTGCTGGGCAATGGCGCGCGCTTTTACAATGATCATGCTCACCCGGAGTATTGCACCCCCGAGTGCAGCACCCTCGATGAAATAGTGACCCAGGACCGGGCTGGCGAGCGCATCCTCATGGCTTGTGCTCAGCGCCTCTCCGAACAGCGCGGCCATACCGTCCGGCTTTATAAAAACAACACCGATTTCCGCGGCCATAGCTATGGTTGCCATGAAAATTATTTGCTGCCCCGCTCCTTGCCTTGGGGGCTTCTGGCGCAGGGTGTGCAGGCATTCCTGGTCACCCGCCAGATAATTGCGGGTGCGGGCAAATTCGCCATCGAAGAGGAAGACCGCTTTGTCTCCCCTGACTTTCAAATTGCACAGCGGAGCGACTTTTTCAGCGAATTGCAAAGCGTCGATACCATGCAGCGCCGTCCCCTGGTAAACACGCGCGATGAACCACATGCCAATCCCCGGCTTTATCGAAGATTCCATGTGATTATCGGCGATGCCAACATGTCTCCCTTCGCCACCCGCCTGAAGATGGGCACGACTGCACTGGTATTGGAAGCCCTGGTTCGCGATCCCAGGCGGAATTGGCCCATTTTGGCCGATCCCCTGGAAGCATTGCCGGCCATCTCACGGGATTTGAGTTTCAAATGGGAAGTCATGATGGAAGGGGAGAAGCTTTCAACTGCGCTCAACATCCAGCGCGACTATCTCAACGCGGTCAAAGCCCTTTGTGACCTGACCGATCCGAACCGGGCGGCAGTTGTGGCCGACTGGGAACAGGTCCTGAATGATTTGGAAACGGACGTACTGCTTTGCCGCAACCGACTGGACTGGGTGGCCAAAATGGCGTTGGTGCGGGAATTTCAGGCGGCTCAGAACATTGCGGAAAATGATCCCTGGTTGCAAAGCCTGGATTTGGAATATCACCGGCTCGATCTCCGGGAAGGACTTTATTACGGTCTGGAACAAAGCGGAGCCATGCTGAGGGTTCCCGACGAAAATATGGTGCGTCGGGCCATGAGCCACCCCCCCTCCTCAACCCGGGCGCTTATCCGCGGTAAATGCATTCAGAAATTTGCAACTTCAGTGGAAGCGGCACAGTGGGACCATATCATCCTTCAGGCCAATGGAGAATCACTCAAAATTTCATTAACGGATTTGTTCGCACCGGATGAAATTTTGCGGTATGCTAAGCTTGTCGATGGAGCTCGCTCGCCCGAGGATTTGCGAAGTTTGAAAACAATGTCATAA
- a CDS encoding AAA family ATPase, with the protein MPAPKVENTPADPSPLGQMLSHEELESLSALQLVDVIAGKLPPRHSSLMDLIYLRDRVAAIEEMNDQARQAIEKLDEIVEKLRSPAFRIGTFLMPVDDDKAHVCLGGTDYVCRVDPKIPLNSLQMGQRVLCNEAFAVVQGLGFDKNGPIVRIDELLSDGRLRIGQEAGLTSLVLLRSALLVKEKLKPGMEVRLDVNQRVALEVIGMGKRIERSLETVTELPWSSIGGQAEAVQSIRDTIELPFLHRDLFKRFQHTVPKGFLLHGPPGCGKTLLGKATAYNLRQQLKAETGVDHPEFFLHVKGPEILNMWVGESERQVRDLFIQCRERARDGALAFLFIDEAESILGTRRSGRYNSILSTLVPMFCTEMDGLEPLQNVVVILASNRADLIDPAILRPGRIDRKIRVKRPDQTGAQAIYEIYLKESLPLAEPRAQLARAVTEAHYAHIPENQFLEIVFRSGKKDFLYRGDMASGAIIAAIVERAKGYAIKRAIETKQETFLTREDLLLAMNREYEENDLFPPTDVTEDWLKLTDFDPENVIKLSPVRPVKKDTHTSGVI; encoded by the coding sequence ATGCCAGCGCCCAAGGTTGAAAACACACCCGCAGATCCTTCGCCCTTGGGTCAAATGCTCTCTCACGAAGAACTTGAATCCCTCTCTGCGCTCCAACTGGTGGATGTGATAGCGGGGAAGCTTCCACCACGCCATTCCTCGTTGATGGATTTGATTTATCTGCGCGACCGTGTCGCTGCCATCGAGGAGATGAATGACCAGGCTCGCCAGGCCATCGAAAAGCTGGATGAGATTGTCGAAAAACTGCGCTCGCCTGCCTTTCGTATTGGCACCTTTCTGATGCCGGTTGACGATGATAAGGCACACGTTTGTCTTGGCGGAACGGATTACGTCTGCCGGGTTGATCCAAAAATCCCATTGAACAGTCTGCAAATGGGCCAACGTGTGCTCTGCAATGAAGCGTTCGCGGTGGTGCAGGGCCTCGGCTTTGATAAAAATGGGCCGATTGTCCGCATCGATGAATTGCTCTCAGACGGCCGCCTGCGCATTGGTCAGGAAGCCGGTCTTACTTCGCTGGTGCTCTTGCGCTCAGCACTGCTCGTGAAGGAGAAATTAAAACCGGGCATGGAAGTGCGCCTCGATGTAAACCAGCGGGTGGCACTCGAGGTCATCGGCATGGGCAAGCGCATTGAACGGTCTTTGGAAACCGTAACCGAGTTGCCCTGGTCCTCCATCGGCGGTCAGGCGGAAGCCGTGCAGTCCATCCGTGACACAATTGAACTGCCGTTCCTGCATCGGGACCTCTTCAAACGTTTTCAACATACAGTTCCCAAAGGGTTCCTGCTGCATGGGCCTCCAGGTTGTGGCAAGACCCTGCTGGGTAAAGCCACGGCCTATAATCTGCGTCAACAATTGAAGGCCGAGACCGGGGTGGATCATCCCGAATTCTTCCTCCACGTTAAAGGACCCGAAATTCTAAACATGTGGGTGGGCGAATCCGAACGGCAGGTGCGTGATTTGTTCATACAATGCCGTGAACGCGCGCGCGATGGCGCTTTGGCGTTCCTGTTCATTGATGAAGCCGAATCCATCCTGGGAACACGGCGATCGGGGCGCTACAACAGTATTTTGAGCACGCTGGTTCCAATGTTCTGCACCGAAATGGACGGCTTGGAACCGTTGCAAAATGTGGTGGTAATTTTGGCCTCCAATCGCGCGGACTTGATCGACCCGGCTATTTTGCGACCCGGACGTATCGACCGGAAAATCCGCGTGAAACGTCCTGATCAGACGGGGGCTCAGGCGATTTACGAAATATATCTCAAGGAATCCTTGCCGCTGGCGGAGCCACGCGCGCAACTGGCCCGCGCAGTGACCGAGGCTCATTACGCGCACATTCCGGAAAATCAATTCCTCGAGATTGTATTCCGCAGCGGTAAAAAGGACTTCCTGTATCGTGGCGACATGGCCAGCGGCGCGATTATTGCCGCCATTGTCGAACGGGCAAAGGGTTATGCCATCAAGCGCGCCATCGAGACCAAACAGGAAACTTTTCTCACCCGCGAAGATTTGCTGCTCGCCATGAATCGTGAGTATGAGGAAAATGATCTCTTCCCGCCAACGGATGTTACGGAAGATTGGCTCAAACTAACTGACTTCGACCCGGAAAACGTCATCAAACTCTCGCCTGTGCGTCCTGTTAAAAAGGACACACACACAAGCGGCGTGATCTAA
- a CDS encoding DUF883 family protein, with protein MQTDLSNGNSVNLQQLINDLKVVVNDGEALLKSGAAQLRQKAAAGAKATDENIRRNPYPSMGIVFGVGVLLGILAINLMKSEDRFESN; from the coding sequence ATGCAAACAGACCTAAGCAACGGCAACAGTGTAAACCTGCAGCAGTTAATCAACGATTTGAAGGTGGTGGTTAATGATGGCGAAGCCCTGTTAAAATCAGGTGCCGCGCAGTTGAGGCAAAAAGCTGCCGCTGGCGCCAAGGCAACCGACGAAAACATCCGCCGTAATCCCTATCCCAGCATGGGGATTGTTTTTGGTGTCGGAGTACTCCTGGGCATTCTGGCCATTAATCTCATGAAGAGTGAAGATCGTTTTGAGAGCAACTGA
- a CDS encoding PAS domain-containing response regulator, giving the protein MKGPLRILHLEDDPLDGELIRRMLQSAGLVRECVRVETADAFAAALEQPFDFILSDFTLPGFNGMNALEMAHSKLPDAPFIFVSGTIEEELAVESLKQGATDYVFKNRLSRLIPSVRRAMQAAGEREESRRAEEAMRQSEYKYRQLFESLSDAAFLIEPQSGRILDTNKQGEQLLGRTRGEIVGLKQDKIHIPEKFEDCRNCFRVAAEQGTTLDCEAEVIGKDGALIPVHIRAAPILLYGRNLMLALYRDITERKRAEERMHEQARLLDLDPDAIIVQDMEDRIQFWNQGATSLYQWTSEEVLGRETSRLLYHDLSEFEAAKQIVMERGEWSGELHQITRDNHEVVVFSRWKVVRNEAGQPRSILLVNTDISQHPSNRLAGDRIAADHLPLRL; this is encoded by the coding sequence ATGAAAGGACCATTACGAATCCTTCATCTGGAAGACGACCCGTTGGATGGGGAACTGATTCGCCGCATGCTCCAATCCGCTGGCCTCGTCCGCGAATGTGTGAGGGTGGAAACGGCTGATGCCTTCGCAGCCGCTCTGGAGCAGCCGTTCGACTTCATCCTGTCGGACTTTACCCTTCCCGGATTCAACGGCATGAACGCCCTGGAAATGGCACACTCAAAATTGCCGGACGCTCCGTTTATTTTCGTATCTGGAACAATTGAAGAAGAACTGGCGGTCGAGAGCTTGAAGCAAGGCGCCACCGACTATGTTTTCAAGAATCGCCTCTCTCGCCTGATTCCTTCGGTCCGACGGGCAATGCAGGCTGCGGGGGAACGCGAGGAAAGCCGCCGTGCTGAAGAGGCCATGCGGCAATCCGAATACAAATACCGGCAACTGTTCGAAAGCTTGAGCGATGCTGCGTTTCTCATCGAACCGCAGAGCGGCCGGATTCTGGACACCAACAAGCAGGGCGAACAGCTACTGGGCAGAACCCGCGGTGAAATTGTCGGGCTTAAACAGGACAAAATTCATATTCCCGAAAAGTTTGAAGACTGTAGAAATTGCTTTCGCGTGGCGGCGGAGCAGGGAACCACATTGGATTGCGAAGCTGAGGTGATAGGCAAGGATGGAGCCTTGATCCCGGTGCACATTCGGGCAGCCCCGATTCTGCTTTATGGACGCAATTTGATGCTGGCACTTTATCGGGACATCACCGAGCGCAAACGGGCGGAAGAAAGAATGCATGAGCAAGCCCGGCTCCTGGACCTGGACCCGGATGCCATCATTGTCCAGGACATGGAAGATCGCATTCAATTTTGGAATCAGGGAGCCACCAGCCTTTACCAGTGGACAAGCGAGGAGGTCTTGGGCCGGGAAACGAGCCGTCTACTCTACCACGATCTGTCAGAATTTGAAGCTGCAAAACAGATTGTCATGGAACGCGGTGAATGGTCAGGTGAACTGCATCAAATCACCAGGGACAATCACGAAGTGGTGGTGTTCAGCCGGTGGAAGGTTGTTCGCAATGAAGCTGGGCAACCGAGGTCCATTCTGCTTGTGAACACAGATATCAGCCAGCATCCGTCTAATCGGCTCGCAGGCGACCGGATCGCCGCAGATCATCTGCCCTTGCGACTGTGA